One Nitrospira sp. DNA segment encodes these proteins:
- a CDS encoding ABC transporter ATP-binding protein, translated as MKIEVRGLTKKFGSGTAVGNVSFVVNEGELLGLLGPSGSGKTTVLRLIAGLEVPTSGDIFIDGKRVNDLTVQERNIGFVFQHYALFKHLTVFDNIAFGLKIKKWNRPDIEQRVAELLALMSLDGLGGRYPHQLSGGQRQRVAIARALAPRPSVLLMDEPFGAVDAKVRQELREWLIRLHTDLNVTSLFVTHDQEEAMEVSGRIIVFSKGKLEQAGSPADVYEEPATEFVARFIGSMNIVEGLVRREQVQVGSLEFPAPGFSDGQKLQVGFRPYYVKVAEDPRRYRQQAKLRHIYFLGVAYRLEIETSDGLILRSRMNKEEFRRCNFIVGQAVSFAVTHFRILPQEGAGPSIEAKPGSPITGPLTP; from the coding sequence GTGAAAATAGAGGTCCGCGGGCTCACCAAAAAATTCGGTTCCGGAACAGCGGTCGGCAATGTTTCGTTCGTGGTAAACGAAGGCGAACTGCTTGGCTTGCTTGGGCCCAGCGGAAGCGGAAAAACCACGGTGTTGCGGTTGATTGCAGGCCTGGAGGTCCCAACCTCCGGCGACATCTTCATCGATGGGAAGCGCGTCAACGACCTCACCGTGCAGGAACGCAACATTGGCTTCGTGTTTCAACATTACGCCCTTTTCAAACATCTCACGGTTTTCGACAACATCGCCTTCGGTCTCAAGATCAAAAAGTGGAACCGGCCGGATATCGAACAGCGTGTCGCAGAACTGCTTGCCTTGATGAGCCTGGATGGACTCGGCGGCCGCTACCCGCATCAACTGTCTGGCGGGCAGCGGCAGCGTGTCGCCATCGCCCGCGCCTTGGCGCCGCGTCCGTCGGTCTTGTTGATGGATGAGCCGTTCGGCGCCGTCGATGCCAAGGTGCGGCAGGAACTGCGCGAGTGGCTCATTCGCCTCCATACGGATTTGAACGTCACCAGCCTGTTCGTCACCCACGATCAGGAAGAAGCGATGGAAGTCTCCGGGCGCATCATCGTCTTCTCCAAAGGCAAGCTGGAGCAGGCCGGCTCGCCCGCAGATGTGTATGAAGAACCCGCGACGGAATTCGTGGCCCGATTTATCGGCTCAATGAATATCGTGGAAGGTTTGGTACGCCGCGAACAGGTACAGGTCGGTTCGCTCGAATTTCCCGCACCGGGGTTTTCCGACGGCCAGAAGTTGCAGGTCGGCTTCCGTCCCTATTACGTGAAGGTTGCGGAAGACCCCCGTCGATACCGTCAACAGGCTAAGCTACGCCATATTTATTTTTTAGGGGTCGCATACCGACTGGAGATCGAAACCTCTGACGGCCTGATTCTCCGCTCGCGCATGAACAAAGAAGAGTTTCGCCGCTGCAATTTCATCGTCGGGCAAGCCGTTTCATTTGCCGTCACGCATTTCCGCATCCTGCCGCAAGAAGGCGCGGGCCCCTCAATCGAGGCCAAACCCGGCAGCCCTATCACTGGGCCACTGACGCCGTAG
- a CDS encoding sulfate ABC transporter permease: MRWLLIGIVWLYFLVLLVGPILYMASQSFSEGLAAFWTEISRPEALHGFTLTAEITLIVLMLNLIFGTLTALVLARQQFWGRSLVSGVIDLPFAVSPVIAGFMLILLFGPDTLLGAFFGQAHIKILFALPAMILATLFVTFPFMVRELTPLLQTLGTEEEEAARTLGAGEWQVFLKVTLPALRWGLVYGATLTVARAIGEFGAVLVVSGNILLLTQTATLHIYQSYVDFNYVAANAVALTLLAVSFAILTVLEIAKARAETTVAEAGAQ; the protein is encoded by the coding sequence ATGCGTTGGCTGTTGATCGGGATCGTCTGGCTCTATTTTCTGGTCCTTCTGGTGGGCCCGATCCTTTACATGGCCAGCCAGAGTTTCAGCGAGGGGCTGGCGGCGTTCTGGACGGAAATCTCACGGCCGGAAGCGCTGCACGGATTTACCCTCACTGCGGAAATCACGCTGATCGTGCTCATGCTCAACCTGATCTTCGGAACACTCACGGCGCTGGTGTTGGCACGCCAACAGTTCTGGGGCCGCAGTCTGGTCAGCGGTGTGATCGATCTACCCTTTGCCGTCTCACCGGTCATCGCCGGATTCATGCTGATCCTGCTGTTTGGACCGGATACCCTGCTGGGCGCGTTTTTCGGCCAGGCGCATATCAAGATCCTCTTCGCGTTGCCCGCAATGATTCTCGCCACGCTCTTCGTCACGTTTCCCTTCATGGTGCGGGAACTCACGCCGCTGCTGCAGACATTGGGGACCGAAGAAGAAGAGGCCGCACGGACGTTGGGGGCGGGAGAGTGGCAGGTCTTTCTCAAGGTGACCCTCCCTGCTTTACGGTGGGGGCTGGTCTATGGCGCCACCCTCACCGTCGCACGGGCGATCGGCGAATTCGGCGCCGTGCTGGTGGTCTCCGGCAATATCCTGTTGCTGACGCAGACCGCCACCTTGCATATCTATCAAAGTTATGTCGATTTCAATTACGTGGCGGCTAATGCCGTGGCATTGACCCTGCTCGCCGTCTCCTTCGCGATTCTCACGGTGCTGGAAATCGCCAAGGCCCGAGCGGAAACGACCGTCGCGGAAGCAGGAGCGCAGTAA
- the cysT gene encoding sulfate ABC transporter permease subunit CysT, which translates to MNSHLLVRVALRSAAVGYVLLLIFLPLAALAQQSFAAGWDRFLQDLAAPQASAALWLTIETAAIATVINAIFGTLSALVLVRYEFPGRWLLNALVDLPFAIPTLVAGLMIAAIYGPTSVLGTWLQQGGLTVLYNQPGIILAMLFVTMPFTIRSLQPVLMGLERDQEEAAFTLGASPWTTFWKVTVPSVLPGLLTGVFLTFVRALGEFGSIVIVAGNIPMKTQVASVYVYGEIESYNPQAATSVSVLILLISFVVLLLLERLTRRPGERLPKLFRWMSRHEEPSHDSAAPTAAH; encoded by the coding sequence TTGAATTCGCATCTCTTAGTCCGAGTCGCGCTACGGTCCGCAGCGGTGGGGTATGTGCTGCTCTTGATTTTTCTCCCGCTTGCGGCGCTCGCACAACAATCGTTTGCTGCGGGATGGGATCGCTTTCTCCAGGATCTGGCCGCTCCACAAGCGTCGGCCGCACTCTGGTTGACCATTGAAACCGCCGCGATTGCCACCGTCATCAACGCCATCTTCGGCACTCTCTCGGCACTCGTGCTCGTGCGCTACGAATTTCCCGGCCGCTGGCTGTTGAACGCGTTAGTCGATCTGCCGTTTGCCATCCCCACCCTCGTCGCCGGATTGATGATTGCCGCGATCTATGGCCCCACGAGTGTCCTTGGCACCTGGCTCCAGCAGGGCGGCCTGACGGTGCTGTATAACCAGCCCGGCATCATTCTGGCCATGCTGTTTGTCACCATGCCGTTTACGATTCGCTCCCTGCAGCCGGTATTGATGGGTCTCGAACGGGATCAGGAGGAAGCGGCATTCACCCTCGGAGCGAGTCCCTGGACGACCTTTTGGAAGGTGACCGTCCCGTCGGTCCTGCCCGGACTGCTGACCGGCGTGTTCCTCACCTTCGTGCGCGCACTCGGCGAATTCGGCTCCATCGTGATCGTCGCAGGCAACATCCCGATGAAGACGCAGGTGGCGTCCGTGTACGTCTACGGAGAAATCGAGAGCTACAACCCCCAAGCGGCGACATCCGTCTCGGTGTTGATTCTGCTCATTTCATTTGTGGTGCTGCTGCTATTGGAGCGGCTGACCCGGCGTCCAGGTGAACGGTTACCGAAACTGTTTCGCTGGATGAGCCGGCATGAAGAACCAAGCCACGATTCCGCAGCACCGACTGCTGCGCACTGA
- a CDS encoding enoyl-ACP reductase, which translates to MLLEGKKGLIIGVANKHSIAWAIAQAAAREGAQMLFSYQNERLRENVEELVQTLPGASACVCDVGDDNQIAAMMKQASEKLGRLDFVVHSLAFAPREELTGEFVNTTRQGFTTALDVSAYSLVAVTRAAMPLMTEGGSVVTLTYLGSERVVPHYNVMGVAKAALEATVRYLAHDLGPKNIRVNAVSAGPIKTLAARGVSGISKMVDHHRAFAPLRRATEQGEVGDTALFLVSPLGRGITGEVIYVDGGYHILGSLASVE; encoded by the coding sequence ATGTTGTTAGAAGGTAAAAAGGGACTGATTATCGGTGTGGCGAACAAGCATAGCATCGCCTGGGCCATTGCACAGGCTGCCGCGCGCGAAGGCGCGCAGATGCTGTTCAGTTATCAGAACGAACGGTTGCGCGAAAACGTCGAAGAATTAGTCCAGACCCTCCCGGGCGCGTCGGCCTGCGTCTGTGATGTCGGAGATGACAATCAGATCGCCGCGATGATGAAACAGGCCTCAGAGAAACTCGGGCGGTTGGATTTTGTCGTCCATTCACTCGCCTTTGCGCCGCGCGAAGAATTGACCGGCGAATTTGTGAACACCACTCGCCAGGGATTTACGACGGCCCTCGACGTGAGCGCCTATTCTCTCGTTGCCGTCACGCGGGCGGCGATGCCGTTGATGACGGAAGGTGGTTCAGTCGTCACGCTGACCTACCTCGGCAGCGAGCGCGTGGTTCCGCACTACAATGTCATGGGCGTCGCCAAAGCCGCGCTTGAAGCGACGGTGCGGTATTTGGCCCACGATCTGGGACCGAAGAATATCCGGGTGAATGCCGTCTCTGCCGGACCGATCAAAACGCTGGCGGCGCGCGGTGTGTCCGGGATCAGCAAAATGGTCGATCACCATCGCGCATTCGCGCCGCTTCGGCGGGCGACGGAGCAGGGCGAAGTGGGCGACACGGCGCTGTTCCTCGTGAGTCCGTTAGGTCGCGGCATCACCGGAGAGGTGATCTACGTCGATGGGGGATACCATATTCTCGGCTCCCTGGCTTCTGTCGAATAG